The window CGTCCTTGAGGACGGCACGACCATCGTGTCGGCACTCCGCTATGAGGGTGTCGTGCGCCAGTGCATCATCGGTCTCAAAGAGAACGGACGGACGGATGCCGCGCGCTACCTCGCGCCCGCGCTCGCCGCGGCTGCGGAGGCGGCTCTGCTGGCCAACCCGCAGGGCGACTCGCTGGTCCTCGTGTGTGCCGTGCCATCCCGAAGGGCGTCGTTTGGCGCCAGAGGGTATTCGCCAGTCTCCCTTCTCTGCCGACTCGGCCTCGGCATTCGCCCGCGCGCCGTTCTCGCGCAACGAGATGGCCGCGTGAGTCAAAAGTCGCTGGGGCGCGAAGGGCGCACATACAACGCTGGCGGTGCCTTTGCCGCCGTCGCCGACGTCGCCGGAAGGCGGGTGATGATCGTGGACGACGTTGTGACGACGGGGGCGACAATCCTCGATGCTGCGCGGGCGATTAGAGAGGCCGGAGGGTACGTGATCGCTGCCGCCGTAGTGGCGGACACGCCGCTCATGCGGGAGGTTGGCTAATAGTTTTCACCATATTCGGAGGGTGTCCCGAAAGTTCTCGTGACATCTCCAGCAGCCAGCACTACGGTGAACAAAAGAGGCGCGCAAGCTCGCCTGGTTCGCGAATTGCGCGTCGAAAGAGAACCAGGAGGACGGCATGGAAATTTCCATCTACGGACGCAATGTGGATATCACGGATCGCTTTCGTGACTACGCGACCGAGAAGGCGGAGAAGGTTTCACACCTCGCGCCCAAGGCCATCGCTTTTGAGATCAAGGTCAGTCGGCACAACGAGAAGAATTCGTCATCCGGAGAAGATCGGGTCGAACTCATGCTCATCGGGCCAGGGCCTCTCGTGCGGGCCGAGGCGGAAGGGACCGACAAGTACGTCGCCTTCGATATTGCCCTCGACAAGATCCTCGAGCGAATACGACGGGCCAAAGACCGCAAGAAGGTGCATCGCGGTCAGCACCGCCCCGTTTCGCTTCACGAGGCGTCCACCGGTGGATTCAGTGTTGTTGACATAACCCCGGCTAGTCCGGAACGGATCGAACAGGTCACAACGGGCTCGATCCCCGTGCAGCCTGCCCCCGAGCCCGGCGATGACGACTGGAGCCCTGTCGTCATCCGCAAGAAGCTGTTCCCCTCGATGACCATGACGGTCGAAGATGCGCTCTACAACATGGAGCTGGTCGGGCACGACTTCTACCTCTTTATCGATGCGGAGAATGACCGCCCCAGCGTTGTCTATCGCCGAAAGGGATGGGACTACGGCGTCATCGGTCTCGATGATGCCGCCGCGCGAGAGGCGGCAGGAAAGCGTAGCGCCCGTCGCTAGACGACCGCGATAACACCGGAGGAGGGGCGCATCGGCGCTCCTCCTCCGCTGTGTTCACCCTCCGTGCTCGTGACCTCGCCAACGCGTGTTCGCGAACTCTCATCGGGGCGACAGCTAGGATTGCTACGCTTGACGGTGCTGTGCCCGAGCACGCTCGCGACTGCATCGGTGCACCGCGAAGGTCGGCGGGGGCCGGCATGACCCGACCAAACTTTGAGGAGCTTTCGGTGGCCAATGTTCTAGAGCGTGTCCTTCGCGTCGGTGAAGGACGCACGATGCGCAGGCTGCAGCGCTATGCCTCCGCAATCAACAACCTCGAAGATGACTTCACGGAACTGAGCGACGACGAGCTGCGCAACGAGACCGTTGAGCTGCGGGAGCGCTACTCCAACGGCGAGTCGCTCGACGACCTGCTGCCGGAGGCATTCGCCGCGGTCCGCGAGGCGGCCAAGCGCACCGTCGGCATGCGCCACTTCGATGTTCAGCTGATGGGTGGGGCAGCGCTTCACCTCGGCAACATCGCTGAGATGAAGACCGGTGAAGGAAAGACCCTTGTGGCAACCCTCGCGGCCTACCTCAACGCGATCCCCTCGCGCGGTGTTCACGTGATCACGGTCAACGACTATCTGGCGAGCTACCAGTCGGAACTCATGGGCCGCATCTTCCGCGCTCTGGGAATGACTACCGGCTGCATCGTGAGCGGGCAGAGCCCAGCCGAGCGGCGCGAACAGTATGAAGCAGACATCACCTACGGCACGAACAATGAGTTCGGGTTCGACTACCTTCGCGACAACATGGCGTGGCAGGCATCAGACATGGTGCAGCGCGGGCATCAGTTCGCCATTGTTGACGAGGTCGACTCGATCCTCATCGACGAGGCCCGCACCCCGCTCATCATCTCCGGGCCCTCGTCCGGAGAGGCCAACCGCTGGTTCACCGAGTTCGCGGGCCTGGCCAAGCGCCTCGTGCCCGGCGTCGACTACGAGGTGGACGAGAAGAAGCGCACGGTTGGTGTGCTTGAGCCCGGCATTGAGAAGGTCGAAGACTACCTCGGCATCGACAACCTCTACGAGTCGGCGAATACCCCTCTGATCTCCTTCCTCAACAACTCGATCAAGGCAGCAGCCCTGTTCAAGAAGGACAAGGACTACGTCGTCATGAACGGTGAGGTTCTCATCGTCGACGAGCACACCGGCCGCATCCTGATGGGGCGCCGCTACAACGAGGGCATCCACCAGGCAATCGAGGCCAAAGAGGGCGTCGCGGTGAAGGCAGAGAACCAGACCCTCGCCACGGTCACCCTGCAGAACTACTTCCGCCTCTACAAGAAGCTCTCTGGCATGACCGGTACTGCCGAGACCGAGGCTGCCGAGTTCATGAGCACCTACAAGCTCGGTGTCGTCGCGATTCCGACCAACCGGCCCATGCAGCGCATCGATCAGTCGGACCTTGTTTACAAGAACGAGCAGATCAAGTTCGAACAGGTAGCAGAAGACATCGTCGGCCGCCACGCAAAGGGCCAGCCGGTTCTCGTGGGAACGACCAGCGTCGAAAAGAGCGAGTACCTCTCCAAGCTGCTGGCCAAGCGTGGGGTCAAGCACGAGGTGCTCAATGCCAAGAACCATGCGCGAGAGGCAGCGATCGTTGCCCAGGCGGGCCGTCTCGGCTCCGTCACCGTCGCGACGAACATGGCAGGTCGAGGCACCGACATCATGCTTGGTGGTAACGCGGAGTTCCTGGCCGTGGCCGAGATGAACCAGCGCGGACTGAGCCCGGTCGATACGCCAGAAGAATACGAATCGGCATGGGACGACGTGTTCGCCCGCGTTCAGGCCGAGGTTAAGCACGAGGCGGAGAAGGTCATTGAGGTCGGCGGCCTCTATGTGCTCGGCACGGAGCGCCACGAGTCCCGACGCATCGACAACCAGCTGCGCGGTCGCTCCGGTCGACAGGGTGATCCCGGCGAAAGCCGGTTCTACCTCTCGCTCACCGACGACCTCATGCGGCTGTTTAACTCTGCCGCCGCCGAGTCGCTCATGGGTCGTGGCAATGTGCCCGACGACATCGCGATCGAATCAAAGATCGTGAGCCGCGCCATCCGCAGCGCCCAGGCCCAGGTCGAGGGCCGCAACGCCGAGATCCGCAAGAACGTGCTCAAGTACGACGACGTTCTCAACCGCCAGCGCGAGGCCATTTACGCCGACCGTCGCCGCATTCTTGAGGGCGACGACCTGCACGAGCGCGCACAGCACTTTCTTGAGGATGTTGTCGGCGAGGTCATCGACGCGCACACGTCGGAGGGCCACGCTGATGACTGGGACTTCGACGCCATGTGGGCTGAGCTCCGCACGCTTTACCCCGTGTCGATCACGCCCGACGAGGTAATCGCCGAGGCGGGAGCCCGGGGCAAGGTCACGCACGATCTGCTCCGCAATGAAATTCTCTCGGATGCCAAGCTTGCCTACGAGAAGCGCGAAGCGACCCTGGGGTCTGCCGCGATGCGTGAGCTTGAGCGCCGCGTGGTGCTCTCGGTCATCGACCGCCGCTGGCGCGACCACCTTTATGAGATGGATTATCTGAAGGACGGCATCGGCCTTCGTGCGATGGCCCAGCGCGACCCGCTCGTTGAGTACCAGCGCGAGGGTTACGCCCTGTTCCAGACCATGATGGGGCAGATTCGCGAAGAGGCTGTCGGGTTCCTCTTCAACCTTGAGGTTGAGGTGACTCCTGCTGGGGCCACCGCGTCTGCTCCCGTTGTCGCAGCCAAGGGCCTTTCGGCCGATTCCACGCCGGCGCAAAACCTCAGCTATTCGGCTCCGAGTGCCGACAACGGCGGCGAGGTGGAGGTGCGCAACCAGCGCGGCCAGATCGACCAGGCCTCGACGGCTCGTGCCCAGCGTGCGCAGCAGGCCGTTGCCGCGGCGGCGCAGCAGGGGCAGCCTGCTGCCGCTGCGGCTCAGCCCGCCCAGCGTGGCGCATTCGGGCAGCAGCAGACTGCAGCGCCAGCTCCCGTGAACCGGGCTCAGCGCAGGGCGCAGGGCAAGAAGAAGTAGAGCGCGGGCCAGAGCCACGCGACAGAAGGCCGGTCCCCTGGGGCCGGCCTTCTTTTTTCTTGCGCTTTCTGCTGGCGAAACTAGCGGTTCGTGCCTAAAGAACGTTGATGGCTGTGGCTCTCCAGCGGGAGTCGAGCCCCTCGAGCCTGATCGCCACTGCCCGGCTTCGTGCCCGACCGTGCACGATGACGACGGCTTCGACCACCCCGTCACGCGGTTCATCAACCACGACGCTGCCGATGGAAAAAGTGGGGCGGCTCACCTGGGCGCCCCGCGCCCTGCGGGCGCGATCAGAGAGCACGACGCGCTTAACGAGGTTGCGATAGACATCGTCGGTGACCCACCGGGCGATCTGCTGCAGATCGCGAGCGCCAGCCAAGATTTCGACAACGCAGCGCGTGAGGTTCTCGAGCAGGGGCTGCGGGTCGGGCAGCGAAGCCGTCGTCGTCGGCTGGTGGCCAAAGAATGACTCGGGTTCGAACGGCTGGCGGATGATCTTGCTGGGCAATCGCTCGGGAAGCGCAGCGGCGGAGGCTCGGGGCATGGGATCTCCTGGGCGGGGGAGGAGCGCGAACGGGGTCTACCCCTCTTCGGGGGTCAGGGCGACTCAATCATGCATTTGAGGAATAGTCCACGCCCCCGATTCGGGGCTGTGGAAAACTCGCGAGCATCCCGCTCGGATGTCCTACGTTCTGCACATGCGCTGGGACAACCTGTTCGACGACCTCGAGAGCCAACTCGAGGCCGAGCTGGAGGCCGATGATGTCGGGCTTCGGGTCGAAGAGGAGAGGCTGCGTCTCGCTCGCCTGGGTTTGCGCGACCGCCTCGTTGCCATCGCGACAGACACGCTCGGCAGCGACGTCCCGGTGCGGTTGCTTCTGGGAGATCGCCGCAGCCTCGACGTGCACTTCATCACGCTGGGTCGCGACTGGGCATCCGTCAACCGCATCGGCGGTCCGTCAAGCTACTGCCTGGTTCCGTTCGCAGCCATCTCGGGCATCGTTCTCATGCGCGCCCAGGTGCAGAGCAGCCTCGCGAGCCCCGCGGCTCCCGACACCCTGGCCTCCCGGCTCGGGTTTGGATACATGCTGCGAGACCTTTGCCGAAGGCGCACGGCAGTAGAGATCGTGCAGTCACGGGGCGAGGCCATCCACGGAACCATCGACAGGGTAGGGCGGGATCACCTCGACCTGGCCGTGCACGAGGCGGGAATCGCGCGTCGCGAGCGGGATGTGGCTCACATCCGCATCGTCCCGTTTGACGTTATTGAAACGGTGCGGGCCGCCGTCTAGGGCTAGCGGGGCCCGAAAGACAGCTCGATGACGTCGGCGAACTCGGCCTGGTTCCACAGGCCGTGACGACGGTTCTCTTCGTATTTGGCCTCGATGTACGACTCGAGCACGCTGCGTTCGACCCGCCAGTGCCCGGCTGCGCCCACTTTGATGGCGGGCAGTTCTGCCGAGCGCACGAGAGCGTACGCCTGGGCGGCGGAGAGGTTGAGCACCTCGGCCACGTCGGCGACGGTGAGGAATCTGCCGAGGGAGCTCGCAGCCTCGTGGTCGTCCGTGCCAGTCATACGTCGATTATGCGCCTGCTTGCCGTGAGTGGGCGTCGCTGTGGATAACTTGCGGCGCAACGAGCGCGGTGCCCCCACGATGGTCACCGTCGGCCACACAGAAGGAGAATCATGAGCACACTCGCAGCACACGACCGAGGTCGGGCGCCGCGCTCCCGCTGGTTCGACGTGCGCCTCGCCGTCGGCGTTGTGCTGATCGGTGCGTCGATCGCGGGCGTCATGCTCATTGTGGGGTCGTCCGACAACTCCGTGACGGTCTATTCATCGGATCGCACCCTTTCTGCAGGCGACATAGTCTCGCTCGGCGATCTGGTGGAGACGAGGGTGCGGCTGGGGGAGTCGGCGGGTCACTACCTCCGACCAGGAGACATTGACGACGGCGTGGTCGTGGCGCGCACAGTGGGCAAAGGGGAGTTAGTGCCGTTATCGGCCGTCGGCTCGCTTGAGGGCTCATCCTCGGCCGCGATCGTCGTCTCTGTCGCGGGAGTGCTGCCACGCTCAGTGCGAGAGGGCTCGGTGGTTGACCTCTGGGCGGCCGAGGGAGACCGGGACGGTGAATCTGTATCTCCGACCGTTGTTGCCTCCGGTGTCACGGTCGTGCGTGTGAGCGAGGCCGATGGGATGATCGCGGGGTCTCAGACTCAGAGTGTGGAGGTGCTGGTCTCACGCGATCGCATCGCGCGCATCCTCGAATCGAAGGCGGCGGGCGCGTCGCTCGCGCTGATCCCCACGACCCAGCCGATAAAGGGTTGACGATGGCCCGCATCGCTTTCGCAGTGCCCATCGCCTATGAAGACTCGCTCGTGGCCGAGGCGCAGGCCAACGGCCATGACGTGGTCGCGCGGTGTGGCAGTGCCGGGGAACTGGCGTCGTTGCTGGGCGCCACACGGCCTGATGTTGCCGTCACCTCTGCCGCCGAGCGCTATCTCACCCCGCAGCTGTTGGCGGAGGCCGACCGAGAGGGAGTGCGGCTCGTGGCCATCGTCGACACCGATAGTGACCGACGTAACGCCCTCACAGTGGGGCTCCATGAGGTTGTTGACAGGGCGGAGTGGTCACAGATCGAAGGGATGCTGCTGGCAACGCCTGCGCCTGCCCCTGGGGTTGCCGCGCCCCGCGCCGGCAGAGGAATCGTCATCGCGGTGTGGGGCCCCGCTGGCTCGCCCGGGCGCACAAGCCTCGCCATCACGATCGCTGCGGAACTCGCGTCGGCGGGCACAACAGTGGCGCTCGCCGACGTCGACACCTATAGCGGATCCATCGCGCCGACCCTCGGGCTGCTCGATGAGGCGCCCGGCTTTGCCGCAGCGTGCCGCCTTGCGGGGGCGGATGCCCTCACCAATGCCGAGCTCGAACGCATCGGCCAGCGTTACTCATCCCCTCAGGGGAGCTTTTGGGTTCTCACGGGGATCGGGCGCCCCAGCCGGTGGCCCGAGCTATCGGCCGATCGCGTGCGAACGGCGCTCGAGCAGTGCCGAGAGTGGGTGGACTACACGGTCGTTGACACGGGCTTCAACCTCGAGAACGACGAAGAGATCAGCAGCGACGTTTTCGCGCCTCGGCGCAATGCCGCCACCCTGCAGGCGCTCAGAAGCGCCGACCACATCGTTGCAGTGGGCTCGGCAGACCCCGTTGGGCT is drawn from Salinibacterium hongtaonis and contains these coding sequences:
- a CDS encoding ComF family protein, whose amino-acid sequence is MLARIFEAVHDAVALVLPVACTGCGAPDRSVCGQCRSRLVPEPRSRVLEDGTTIVSALRYEGVVRQCIIGLKENGRTDAARYLAPALAAAAEAALLANPQGDSLVLVCAVPSRRASFGARGYSPVSLLCRLGLGIRPRAVLAQRDGRVSQKSLGREGRTYNAGGAFAAVADVAGRRVMIVDDVVTTGATILDAARAIREAGGYVIAAAVVADTPLMREVG
- the hpf gene encoding ribosome hibernation-promoting factor, HPF/YfiA family; the encoded protein is MEISIYGRNVDITDRFRDYATEKAEKVSHLAPKAIAFEIKVSRHNEKNSSSGEDRVELMLIGPGPLVRAEAEGTDKYVAFDIALDKILERIRRAKDRKKVHRGQHRPVSLHEASTGGFSVVDITPASPERIEQVTTGSIPVQPAPEPGDDDWSPVVIRKKLFPSMTMTVEDALYNMELVGHDFYLFIDAENDRPSVVYRRKGWDYGVIGLDDAAAREAAGKRSARR
- the secA gene encoding preprotein translocase subunit SecA codes for the protein MANVLERVLRVGEGRTMRRLQRYASAINNLEDDFTELSDDELRNETVELRERYSNGESLDDLLPEAFAAVREAAKRTVGMRHFDVQLMGGAALHLGNIAEMKTGEGKTLVATLAAYLNAIPSRGVHVITVNDYLASYQSELMGRIFRALGMTTGCIVSGQSPAERREQYEADITYGTNNEFGFDYLRDNMAWQASDMVQRGHQFAIVDEVDSILIDEARTPLIISGPSSGEANRWFTEFAGLAKRLVPGVDYEVDEKKRTVGVLEPGIEKVEDYLGIDNLYESANTPLISFLNNSIKAAALFKKDKDYVVMNGEVLIVDEHTGRILMGRRYNEGIHQAIEAKEGVAVKAENQTLATVTLQNYFRLYKKLSGMTGTAETEAAEFMSTYKLGVVAIPTNRPMQRIDQSDLVYKNEQIKFEQVAEDIVGRHAKGQPVLVGTTSVEKSEYLSKLLAKRGVKHEVLNAKNHAREAAIVAQAGRLGSVTVATNMAGRGTDIMLGGNAEFLAVAEMNQRGLSPVDTPEEYESAWDDVFARVQAEVKHEAEKVIEVGGLYVLGTERHESRRIDNQLRGRSGRQGDPGESRFYLSLTDDLMRLFNSAAAESLMGRGNVPDDIAIESKIVSRAIRSAQAQVEGRNAEIRKNVLKYDDVLNRQREAIYADRRRILEGDDLHERAQHFLEDVVGEVIDAHTSEGHADDWDFDAMWAELRTLYPVSITPDEVIAEAGARGKVTHDLLRNEILSDAKLAYEKREATLGSAAMRELERRVVLSVIDRRWRDHLYEMDYLKDGIGLRAMAQRDPLVEYQREGYALFQTMMGQIREEAVGFLFNLEVEVTPAGATASAPVVAAKGLSADSTPAQNLSYSAPSADNGGEVEVRNQRGQIDQASTARAQRAQQAVAAAAQQGQPAAAAAQPAQRGAFGQQQTAAPAPVNRAQRRAQGKKK
- a CDS encoding Rv3235 family protein; the encoded protein is MPRASAAALPERLPSKIIRQPFEPESFFGHQPTTTASLPDPQPLLENLTRCVVEILAGARDLQQIARWVTDDVYRNLVKRVVLSDRARRARGAQVSRPTFSIGSVVVDEPRDGVVEAVVIVHGRARSRAVAIRLEGLDSRWRATAINVL
- a CDS encoding helix-turn-helix domain-containing protein; amino-acid sequence: MTGTDDHEAASSLGRFLTVADVAEVLNLSAAQAYALVRSAELPAIKVGAAGHWRVERSVLESYIEAKYEENRRHGLWNQAEFADVIELSFGPR
- a CDS encoding AAA family ATPase produces the protein MARIAFAVPIAYEDSLVAEAQANGHDVVARCGSAGELASLLGATRPDVAVTSAAERYLTPQLLAEADREGVRLVAIVDTDSDRRNALTVGLHEVVDRAEWSQIEGMLLATPAPAPGVAAPRAGRGIVIAVWGPAGSPGRTSLAITIAAELASAGTTVALADVDTYSGSIAPTLGLLDEAPGFAAACRLAGADALTNAELERIGQRYSSPQGSFWVLTGIGRPSRWPELSADRVRTALEQCREWVDYTVVDTGFNLENDEEISSDVFAPRRNAATLQALRSADHIVAVGSADPVGLSRFLRAHVDLIDTIVTDRITVVMNRLRASVIGAAPSVQVAQSLERFGGVTDAVFVPNDPAAFDAALLRGATLLDSSARSPARAAIGALVRERLLAPGGDQRQGGRRRRPRQRRDAALTPRGG